The DNA region ACGGGAACTGCCCCTGCGGCTTTCACGACAGAACGTAGCGTATCGAGGCCCCGGCCTGGCTTGGGGCCCGACTCATACACCGCGCCAAACAACAGGTAGTCGGCGTCCGCGTGGACGCGGGCCTCATCGACGCTGTGCACCGAGCGTCCCACGAGTAACGGATCAGGCCGCGCTACGAGGGCCGGACTGCCCTGGGCCAGCGCGCGCACACGCGCGACTGGTGGCGCGTCGCCTGGCAGGTGCACGCCGGCGCAGCCGGAGGCCAGCGCGACATCGGCGCGGTCGTTGACGACCACCCTGGTGCGAGTGCCCGACGCGACGCCGGCTACGGCCCGAGCGAGATCACACAGCAGCCGCGCAGAGAGGTCGCGCTCACGCAGCTGAATCACATCGATACCGGCAGCAACCGCCTCTTCGAGCCACCGAGCCAGCGTGAGTGCGCAGTCGCGTTCGGTGCGCGCGTCGGGGTCAAGTTGATGCCGGTCGGTCACGAGGCACAGCGTCATGCGGGATCAGACCATCGACTGACAAAGGCCCTGGTCAGGTCCCTCACGCCCACCCATCCGGTGACCAGCCCAACGCCGGTCACACCACCACGCACGAAGTAGTTGCTCATCAGCGTGGAGAGCCACGGCCAGGACGCGGCGAAGTAGTTGCGGTCCCACAGCGCCGTCCATGGCGCCAGGATCAGCAGGAACCCCGCCTCAATGAGGTAGGCCGAAAGCAGGAGGCGCAGGAAAAAAGGGATGGCGGTCTCTCCGAAGAACTAGTCAGGCATCGTATCAGACGGAGAAAACAGCGTTGGTTGCCGAAACGTGCGCCGATGGGCTGCCGAATAGCCCCACCGGTCTACG from Acidobacteriota bacterium includes:
- a CDS encoding thiamine phosphate synthase → MTLCLVTDRHQLDPDARTERDCALTLARWLEEAVAAGIDVIQLRERDLSARLLCDLARAVAGVASGTRTRVVVNDRADVALASGCAGVHLPGDAPPVARVRALAQGSPALVARPDPLLVGRSVHSVDEARVHADADYLLFGAVYESGPKPGRGLDTLRSVVKAAGAVPVLAIGGVTVQRAAECMAAGAAGVAAIRCFLPPGRAAGALGIAACAAALRGAFDRAATGHLQ